A stretch of Acidicapsa ligni DNA encodes these proteins:
- a CDS encoding TRAFAC clade GTPase domain-containing protein: MAITCKKADCTVAQTGICLLNNSPEACPERLLSEIEPAVAELGDLSVPPPLSAPERNPRFPSSLTLTPDALRDSAAGRMFRMVGVLGAPDAGKTAILVSLYLLLSRNKLAGFRFADSMSLLAFDEISRGARRWNDGQPPEQMTNHTEQPDHRSAGFLHLRLRDQESGARHDILLPDLPGEWSTSLIDSNRVDRLDFLKAADVIWVTVDGRQLIQPQTRQQVLHRTGMLLQRVSEFLGSEAPPVFVVISHKDLGDPSEASLRKLESEAARVNVPIKILQVSSFSDNEAIDPGTGIAELIAASLVSKSPTKPATLWPDSDVANSDRQFLNFRIRRVLS; encoded by the coding sequence ATGGCCATAACATGTAAGAAAGCCGATTGCACAGTCGCTCAGACCGGAATATGTCTTCTGAACAACAGTCCAGAAGCCTGCCCCGAGAGATTGCTGAGTGAGATTGAACCTGCCGTGGCCGAGCTGGGGGATCTGAGCGTTCCGCCACCACTGTCGGCACCCGAACGGAACCCGCGATTTCCAAGCAGCCTCACATTGACACCTGATGCGCTCCGCGATTCAGCCGCCGGACGCATGTTTCGCATGGTTGGTGTTCTGGGCGCCCCCGACGCGGGAAAAACAGCAATTCTCGTCTCGCTCTATCTTCTGCTATCCCGAAATAAATTGGCGGGATTCAGGTTCGCGGACAGCATGAGTTTGCTTGCGTTCGACGAGATTAGTCGAGGGGCTCGACGCTGGAATGACGGTCAACCGCCGGAGCAGATGACAAATCATACTGAGCAACCTGACCATCGGAGTGCGGGATTTCTGCATCTGCGGTTGCGCGATCAAGAGTCAGGAGCCCGACACGATATTTTGTTACCCGATCTTCCCGGAGAGTGGTCAACGTCCCTGATCGATTCGAATCGTGTGGACCGCCTCGATTTCTTGAAAGCCGCCGATGTAATTTGGGTGACAGTTGACGGCCGGCAATTGATCCAGCCTCAAACTCGGCAACAAGTACTTCACCGCACCGGCATGCTTTTGCAGCGCGTATCGGAATTCCTGGGCTCGGAGGCACCGCCAGTTTTTGTGGTGATTTCTCACAAAGATTTGGGTGATCCGTCTGAGGCAAGCCTGCGCAAACTTGAATCCGAGGCGGCGCGAGTGAATGTACCAATCAAGATCCTCCAAGTCTCATCTTTTTCCGATAATGAAGCGATCGATCCTGGAACAGGAATTGCGGAGTTGATTGCTGCGTCCCTTGTGAGCAAGTCCCCAACAAAGCCGGCGACACTCTGGCCTGACTCGGATGTCGCCAATTCAGATCGGCAGTTTCTGAACTTCCGGATCAGGAGGGTGCTGTCGTGA
- a CDS encoding GTPase-associated system all-helical protein GASH gives MNIAQHVRIFDKTPTDELVEKRTEAIGTLAGKYKDLASVDNLLLLAADLTKGVAKGGSLPEARVTEVEAAIKEKSTSFVREGQDLEILTCALLAALKWLEDAAPTDGVWSRQDVLALGLWSGLGFQIPRTEERLEALRLELLGTARNLVLASSGKARTRQEVPAVTVKMPEAYDTAKVVTAIQNGVAKAIDALRVNAALDREEIDLLWWVLSDWSKFSCKSLSALSETAAVVVAGLEAGSIVRRIPGEAHKQLILRLLKQDKKASMQEVLDSIKVERERIATFFENNHLLTGRESLFPLVSACITGKAGGKAAGAHSLDLSDWAARALLESAILHVGRLPRNLV, from the coding sequence ATGAACATTGCACAACATGTACGGATTTTTGACAAAACGCCGACTGACGAACTCGTGGAAAAGCGCACCGAAGCGATAGGTACGCTGGCGGGGAAATATAAAGACCTTGCAAGTGTAGATAACCTTTTACTGTTAGCGGCCGACTTGACCAAAGGCGTAGCCAAAGGTGGCAGCTTACCCGAAGCACGGGTCACGGAAGTCGAGGCGGCGATCAAGGAAAAGAGCACTTCTTTCGTCCGCGAAGGCCAGGATCTAGAGATACTGACCTGTGCTCTCTTAGCCGCTTTGAAGTGGTTGGAGGATGCTGCTCCGACCGATGGCGTTTGGAGTCGACAGGACGTCCTGGCCCTCGGTCTTTGGTCAGGGCTAGGATTCCAGATTCCGCGCACGGAGGAACGTCTGGAGGCGTTGCGCCTGGAGTTGCTAGGCACTGCCCGAAACCTTGTGCTTGCCTCTTCAGGGAAAGCAAGGACACGGCAAGAGGTTCCGGCTGTAACCGTAAAGATGCCAGAAGCCTACGACACGGCCAAAGTTGTAACCGCGATACAGAATGGCGTAGCCAAAGCAATCGATGCTCTGCGAGTGAATGCAGCGCTCGACCGTGAGGAGATCGACCTTCTCTGGTGGGTTCTGAGCGACTGGAGCAAATTTTCATGCAAGTCTTTATCTGCTTTGAGTGAGACGGCTGCGGTGGTCGTCGCTGGACTCGAAGCTGGAAGCATTGTCCGCCGTATTCCCGGAGAAGCTCACAAACAACTTATCCTGCGGTTACTGAAACAAGACAAGAAGGCCAGCATGCAGGAAGTCCTGGATTCCATCAAAGTTGAACGAGAACGAATCGCAACATTCTTTGAGAACAATCATTTGCTAACAGGCCGCGAGTCGTTGTTCCCGCTCGTATCAGCCTGTATTACAGGGAAGGCTGGAGGGAAAGCTGCTGGAGCCCACTCGTTAGATCTTTCGGATTGGGCCGCGCGCGCTCTCCTCGAAAGCGCAATTCTCCATGTGGGCCGGCTTCCGCGGAACTTGGTGTAG
- a CDS encoding metallophosphoesterase, producing MPVAFLHLSDIHFGQEKGGLVFTHDDVRERLIDDVTRLVQELPNGKIDGIIVSGDVAYAGFKVQYTTAGEWLDRLACVAGCQITDIQVVPGNHDINRDGICRSSEMMLADITQNGELRLDYFLELEKDREVFYGRFEDYRDFAEAYDCPLDREGGTAGERTVELAPGRTLRFIGLNSALCCGKKDEKGKLLLGARQRVLPRRVGEELVVICHHPLPWLRDSEEARQYVRSRARVFISGHEHTPQVTVDPVQSGCDLLMIAAGATVPPLENDEFTFTYNLLQFDWDQIANALVVTIHPRVWSQAKTAFEPNIKTFGAEKIAHSLGCPNFQDKVLSREMASISSQDTSAAEDVHNDTVNSGMIDAGSQEERSAMEDKFPFLLLRFFRDLTATQRLTILIEMGALPKNWNGALTHPLERRALDSLRSSGKLEALETEIQKFLGGSADGEKNS from the coding sequence GTGCCGGTTGCTTTCCTACATCTGTCGGACATTCATTTCGGGCAGGAAAAAGGCGGCCTTGTTTTCACGCACGACGATGTACGCGAACGATTGATTGACGATGTAACTCGTCTTGTCCAAGAGCTACCCAACGGAAAGATTGACGGAATCATCGTCAGTGGCGACGTAGCGTATGCGGGATTCAAGGTGCAATATACGACTGCGGGCGAATGGCTCGATCGTTTAGCATGCGTTGCGGGCTGCCAGATTACGGACATCCAAGTTGTGCCGGGAAACCACGATATCAACCGGGACGGTATTTGCCGGTCATCCGAGATGATGCTCGCTGACATCACGCAAAACGGAGAGCTCCGCCTGGACTACTTTCTTGAACTGGAAAAAGACCGCGAGGTCTTCTACGGAAGGTTTGAGGACTACCGGGACTTTGCTGAAGCGTATGATTGCCCGCTTGACCGCGAAGGTGGAACGGCTGGCGAACGCACAGTGGAACTCGCGCCTGGCCGCACCCTTCGCTTCATTGGGTTGAACTCGGCACTATGCTGCGGGAAAAAGGATGAGAAAGGCAAGCTATTGTTGGGAGCACGACAACGGGTCTTGCCAAGAAGAGTTGGCGAGGAGCTTGTGGTGATCTGCCATCACCCACTTCCCTGGTTACGCGACTCAGAAGAGGCAAGGCAATACGTGCGCAGCCGCGCGCGTGTCTTCATCTCGGGCCATGAACACACCCCGCAGGTCACAGTGGATCCCGTACAGAGCGGTTGTGATCTTTTGATGATCGCAGCGGGAGCTACGGTTCCTCCATTGGAGAACGATGAGTTCACCTTCACCTATAACCTGCTGCAGTTCGACTGGGACCAAATAGCGAATGCGCTTGTGGTGACCATTCACCCGAGAGTCTGGTCACAGGCAAAAACAGCCTTCGAGCCAAATATTAAAACTTTTGGGGCTGAAAAGATTGCTCACTCCCTCGGCTGCCCTAATTTTCAGGACAAAGTGCTTTCAAGGGAAATGGCTTCAATCTCATCTCAGGATACGAGTGCGGCTGAAGACGTACACAACGATACTGTGAACAGCGGAATGATCGATGCAGGTTCACAGGAAGAGAGGAGCGCCATGGAGGACAAGTTTCCTTTCCTGTTGCTTCGTTTTTTTCGAGACCTTACTGCTACGCAGAGGTTGACGATTCTGATCGAGATGGGCGCGTTGCCAAAGAACTGGAATGGGGCGCTGACACATCCGCTGGAGCGGAGGGCTCTCGACTCACTCAGATCGAGCGGAAAACTTGAAGCGCTTGAAACAGAAATTCAGAAATTTCTTGGTGGATCTGCCGACGGAGAGAAGAACTCATGA
- a CDS encoding PDDEXK nuclease domain-containing protein: MTNTLASPQEYERLLRALKERIRSAQLDALRVVNQGLITLYMDIGRMIVERQQGDTWGKSVVGNLARDLREEFPGANGFSAANLWRMKTFYEAYGTNEKLAQLVREIGWSHNITILEKCKSEEEREFYIRSCRKYGWTRDVLVHQIENKVLHRTLNSQTNFETALPESVSIQARLAVKDEYTFAFLDLENEHSEKELERALTGRVEHFLREMGDMFTFAGSQYRVQVGEREFFIDLLLYHRRLRALVALELKIGEFEPEFVGKMQFYLSVLDETVRLPDEQPSIGIILCKSKNRTVVEYALKQASAPIGVSAYSVTSDVPKDLQGQLPSPDQVASLLAGFEDESGLSKKL, translated from the coding sequence TTGACGAATACTTTGGCTTCACCACAGGAATACGAACGGCTCCTCAGGGCTCTCAAGGAGCGAATCCGGTCCGCCCAGCTCGACGCATTGCGCGTCGTCAACCAAGGACTGATCACCCTTTACATGGACATTGGCCGCATGATCGTAGAGAGGCAACAGGGGGATACCTGGGGCAAGTCCGTTGTCGGCAATCTCGCCCGAGATCTCCGCGAGGAATTTCCCGGAGCGAACGGATTCTCCGCCGCTAACTTGTGGCGCATGAAGACTTTCTACGAGGCTTACGGGACAAATGAAAAACTCGCACAGCTCGTGCGAGAAATTGGCTGGTCGCATAACATCACGATCCTTGAGAAGTGCAAGAGCGAAGAGGAGCGAGAGTTCTACATTCGCAGTTGCAGAAAATATGGTTGGACTCGCGACGTCCTCGTCCACCAGATCGAGAACAAGGTTCTTCACCGGACACTGAACAGTCAGACCAACTTCGAAACAGCGCTTCCAGAGAGCGTCAGCATCCAGGCAAGATTGGCGGTCAAGGATGAATACACCTTCGCGTTCCTCGATCTGGAGAATGAACACAGTGAGAAGGAACTTGAGCGCGCCCTAACAGGCCGTGTCGAGCACTTTCTGCGAGAGATGGGTGACATGTTCACCTTCGCCGGCAGCCAATACAGGGTTCAGGTCGGGGAGCGTGAGTTCTTCATCGACCTGCTCCTCTACCACCGCCGGTTGCGAGCGTTGGTCGCCTTGGAACTAAAGATTGGAGAGTTCGAGCCGGAGTTCGTTGGAAAGATGCAGTTTTATCTCTCGGTGCTTGACGAGACTGTCCGGCTGCCCGATGAACAGCCCTCGATCGGTATCATCCTCTGCAAATCCAAGAATCGGACGGTTGTCGAGTATGCTCTGAAGCAAGCCTCCGCGCCGATTGGGGTGTCCGCCTATTCCGTCACATCAGATGTCCCCAAAGACCTTCAGGGGCAGCTCCCGAGCCCCGATCAGGTTGCCTCTCTCCTGGCCGGGTTCGAGGATGAATCTGGCCTCTCTAAGAAGCTATAA
- a CDS encoding AAA family ATPase, producing the protein MKPSKLYEALHALIGERVPLHIWGPCGVGKSQIVGQVAADLNYNFLDVRAVQLDPVDLRGLPRIASDQTEWVPPKFLPTTGKGILFLDELTSAPQMTQAGCYQLVLDRKLGEYELPEGWVVIAAGNPASERGVHFAMPRPLRNRFVHLELEADLEDWCKWAVKARVRPEIIAFLRFKPELLHTADTTADANAWPTPRSWEMASNVLCGIAGRQKAALLSGTSEFEAQLLDGTVGEAAASELVAFLRLFRQLPSIDEILLNPTTAVVPTEPSTQIAIATALGRVLTDNSIARGLTYLDRMPTEMRVMAVRDVAARETAITHTPEFIRFGVEYREAIQ; encoded by the coding sequence ATGAAACCCTCCAAGCTCTATGAAGCGCTTCATGCGCTCATTGGCGAGCGTGTGCCCCTGCATATCTGGGGACCATGCGGCGTCGGCAAATCTCAGATCGTCGGGCAGGTTGCCGCCGACCTCAACTACAACTTCCTCGATGTACGCGCTGTGCAGCTCGATCCCGTCGATCTTCGCGGTCTGCCGCGCATTGCGTCGGACCAGACCGAATGGGTGCCCCCTAAGTTTCTTCCCACCACCGGCAAGGGCATCCTGTTTCTCGACGAGCTGACCTCCGCGCCCCAGATGACGCAGGCAGGCTGCTATCAGCTCGTCCTCGATCGCAAGCTTGGCGAGTACGAACTGCCTGAGGGATGGGTCGTTATTGCTGCCGGAAACCCCGCCTCCGAGCGCGGCGTTCACTTCGCGATGCCGCGGCCTCTGCGCAACCGGTTCGTGCATTTGGAACTCGAGGCCGACCTCGAAGACTGGTGCAAGTGGGCGGTGAAGGCCCGCGTGCGGCCGGAGATCATCGCCTTTCTGCGTTTCAAGCCGGAGCTGCTGCATACGGCGGATACGACGGCCGACGCCAACGCGTGGCCGACTCCACGTTCCTGGGAGATGGCTTCGAATGTTCTCTGCGGAATCGCCGGCCGGCAGAAAGCCGCCCTGCTGTCTGGAACCAGCGAGTTCGAGGCGCAGCTTCTGGACGGGACTGTCGGCGAAGCGGCAGCTTCGGAGCTTGTCGCATTCCTCCGGCTGTTTCGCCAGTTGCCCTCGATCGACGAGATTCTGCTCAACCCCACAACGGCTGTGGTGCCCACGGAGCCATCAACCCAGATCGCCATCGCGACGGCGCTGGGGCGTGTGCTGACCGACAACTCCATCGCCAGGGGGCTCACCTATCTCGACCGCATGCCAACCGAGATGCGGGTGATGGCTGTTCGCGATGTCGCGGCGCGGGAGACCGCCATTACACATACTCCGGAGTTCATCCGCTTCGGAGTGGAATATCGGGAGGCAATTCAATGA
- a CDS encoding vWA domain-containing protein: MKAQTIIEQRLQKARTILLLDHPFFGSLLFRLKGRESRAIKTMATDGISIYYNPDFVETLNAATLCGTLAHEVLHPALHHHVRRSGRDPKRWNEACDYAINPLLLDAGLHLPERVLVEDRFRGMSAEQIYNQLQTEAEQEPGDSDKGGDSGGNGTGDSGEISAPVTEGGIGQVLDAPVGDDGTPSVEEQAREWSVAVNQAATLAKQAGKVPAGIGRALEGAAEATVDWRELLRRLWSETTPADYSWMRPNRRHIWAGLYLPGVFREGVGEVAVAVDCSGSVNSRQLRLFEAELRSILEGQRPERVYVLYFDAVVQNVEIFEAGQGVSLNPVGGGGTEFRPCFDWLEEHGIVPQTLVFLTDLYGSFPDSEPSYPVLWASTGGRRAPFGEVVPIQAA, from the coding sequence ATGAAGGCTCAGACAATCATCGAGCAGCGCCTCCAGAAGGCGCGCACCATTCTGTTGCTAGACCATCCGTTCTTTGGTTCACTCCTGTTCCGCTTGAAGGGACGGGAGAGCCGTGCCATCAAGACAATGGCGACGGATGGTATCTCGATCTACTACAACCCCGACTTTGTGGAGACCCTCAACGCAGCTACCCTCTGCGGGACGCTGGCCCACGAGGTTTTGCATCCCGCCCTCCATCATCATGTACGTCGTTCCGGGCGCGATCCCAAGCGGTGGAACGAGGCTTGCGACTATGCGATCAATCCGCTGCTCCTCGATGCCGGACTTCATCTGCCTGAGCGAGTCTTGGTAGAAGATCGCTTCCGTGGGATGAGTGCCGAGCAGATCTACAACCAGCTCCAGACCGAGGCTGAACAAGAGCCCGGAGATTCGGACAAAGGGGGCGATTCTGGCGGAAACGGAACTGGCGATTCTGGAGAGATTTCCGCTCCGGTCACGGAAGGGGGCATTGGGCAGGTTCTCGATGCGCCGGTAGGTGACGATGGAACGCCCTCGGTTGAAGAGCAGGCGCGGGAGTGGAGCGTTGCCGTCAACCAGGCAGCCACGCTTGCAAAACAGGCCGGCAAGGTTCCCGCAGGCATCGGACGAGCGCTTGAGGGAGCGGCCGAAGCGACGGTCGATTGGCGGGAGCTGCTGCGCCGGCTTTGGTCCGAGACCACACCCGCGGACTATAGCTGGATGCGCCCCAACCGTCGCCACATCTGGGCCGGCCTGTATCTGCCCGGCGTATTCCGGGAGGGCGTGGGTGAAGTGGCCGTCGCAGTCGATTGCTCGGGTTCGGTGAACTCGCGGCAGTTGCGTCTCTTCGAGGCAGAGCTTCGTTCTATTCTCGAGGGGCAGCGCCCGGAACGGGTCTACGTCCTCTATTTCGACGCCGTTGTGCAGAACGTGGAGATCTTCGAAGCGGGACAAGGGGTATCCCTCAACCCAGTGGGAGGCGGGGGCACCGAGTTCAGGCCATGCTTTGATTGGCTCGAAGAGCACGGCATAGTTCCCCAGACGCTTGTGTTTCTCACCGACTTGTATGGATCGTTTCCAGATTCCGAACCGTCGTATCCGGTCCTGTGGGCATCGACGGGCGGGCGCCGAGCCCCTTTCGGCGAGGTCGTTCCGATACAAGCCGCGTGA
- a CDS encoding ribonuclease H family protein: MDKVCQIFTDGSAIGNPGPSGWGAVIIQGKERRELSGGFPWATISEMELLAAVEALRSIPHGTRVELHSDSELLIHGMRGFVFRWRSQGWKNRRGAPLHHRDLWMQLIELDGRFRIQWRWLRGHNGHPLQCRADALAYGAARSLAFTQRLAA, encoded by the coding sequence ATGGACAAGGTATGTCAGATCTTCACCGACGGTTCCGCTATCGGTAATCCCGGGCCCTCCGGATGGGGTGCGGTCATCATCCAGGGGAAAGAGCGGCGCGAGCTGTCCGGTGGATTTCCGTGGGCCACTATCTCTGAGATGGAACTTCTCGCCGCGGTTGAGGCCCTGCGTTCGATCCCGCATGGAACACGCGTCGAGCTGCACTCTGACTCCGAACTCCTGATCCACGGGATGCGGGGTTTCGTCTTTCGCTGGCGGAGTCAAGGATGGAAAAACCGTCGCGGTGCGCCGCTTCACCATCGAGACCTCTGGATGCAGCTCATTGAGTTGGATGGGCGGTTTCGCATTCAGTGGCGATGGCTGCGGGGCCACAACGGACACCCATTGCAGTGCCGTGCCGATGCTCTAGCCTACGGAGCGGCTAGAAGCCTCGCGTTCACGCAGCGCCTTGCGGCTTGA
- a CDS encoding siphovirus Gp157 family protein: MSTIVESISLFEIDMELDDLLEQIEEQVESEGEPSEELLFRFRQFCEAHGEKVDRIGRFVRMMEAREQYCRAEAARLGERARSTANKVDRTKSMVLFYLMSRELRKLEGREFTLRIQKNSQDSVRILDDPALPMAYRKVEARIGGVLWETILAYLPEELERSLSACVHETKPDTDAIKAAVLRQEQVAGAEVRRGSHLRVA; this comes from the coding sequence ATGAGCACCATTGTTGAATCCATCTCGTTGTTTGAAATCGACATGGAACTGGACGACCTTCTCGAGCAGATCGAGGAGCAGGTCGAATCGGAAGGAGAACCGTCCGAGGAGTTGCTGTTCCGTTTCCGCCAGTTCTGCGAGGCGCACGGAGAGAAGGTCGATCGGATCGGACGTTTCGTGCGGATGATGGAAGCCCGGGAACAATACTGCCGTGCCGAGGCCGCACGACTTGGCGAGAGGGCTCGCTCTACGGCGAACAAAGTGGACCGCACCAAGTCGATGGTCCTGTTTTACCTGATGAGCCGTGAACTGAGAAAGCTCGAGGGGCGGGAGTTCACTCTCCGCATCCAAAAGAACAGCCAGGATTCCGTGCGCATTCTCGATGATCCTGCACTGCCGATGGCTTACCGCAAAGTGGAGGCCCGGATCGGCGGGGTGCTATGGGAGACGATCCTTGCGTATCTGCCGGAAGAGCTGGAACGCTCTCTGTCCGCCTGCGTTCATGAAACGAAGCCGGACACCGACGCGATCAAGGCGGCGGTGCTACGCCAGGAACAAGTGGCGGGTGCCGAGGTGAGGCGAGGTTCTCACCTGCGTGTGGCTTGA
- a CDS encoding helix-turn-helix domain-containing protein: MPPDVCIQLGEKIRQLRKKRSWRQIDLAEQSGIHEVHISDLERGAREVGLRHLAALAAAFEMSLSEFLKGVKGR, from the coding sequence ATGCCGCCTGATGTTTGCATCCAACTTGGCGAGAAAATCCGGCAACTCCGCAAGAAACGGAGTTGGCGGCAGATCGACCTTGCCGAACAGTCTGGGATCCACGAGGTTCATATCTCCGACCTCGAGCGCGGCGCACGGGAGGTCGGTCTGCGTCACCTGGCCGCTCTGGCGGCAGCCTTCGAGATGTCGCTCAGCGAGTTCCTCAAAGGCGTCAAAGGAAGATGA
- a CDS encoding enolase C-terminal domain-like protein has protein sequence MVNLGGIKRANIRAVIVPLRRPVIADIGEFRQWPLILVDLELADGIVGSSYIAPYRASAISSVVAEIRDIVHQMEDRTGPFDAFQTARKALNVIGVSGVSTLALAAVDMALWDALAKQAGLPLACLLGGTVGAVRAYNSNGLWRHRVDTLGTEARELLGEGGFTALKLRLGNERLQDDLAAINEVRNAVGSHIDIMVDFNQALGLGDAIRRCCGLDDQGLYWIEEPIIYNNIAGYAEIAKRVRTPLQMGENLYGERDLMNFVQAKAVHYVMPDLMRIGGISGWLRTSGVASAAGIQMSNHLYPEICAHLLRVTPTAHWLEYVDWASPILAEPLTPIKGEISAINRPGIGISWNEEAVTKYAIPV, from the coding sequence ATGGTTAACTTGGGCGGCATCAAGAGAGCGAATATCCGAGCTGTGATCGTACCTCTGCGAAGGCCGGTGATTGCCGACATCGGTGAGTTCCGCCAGTGGCCTCTGATCCTCGTAGACCTAGAACTAGCCGATGGCATAGTCGGCTCAAGCTATATAGCGCCCTATCGTGCCAGCGCGATTTCTTCGGTCGTTGCCGAAATCCGCGACATCGTTCATCAAATGGAGGACCGCACCGGCCCATTCGATGCATTTCAGACCGCGCGGAAGGCGCTCAATGTCATCGGGGTAAGTGGTGTATCAACACTCGCTTTGGCTGCGGTCGACATGGCTCTATGGGATGCGTTGGCAAAGCAGGCCGGACTGCCTCTCGCGTGCCTGCTGGGAGGAACCGTCGGCGCCGTTCGTGCCTACAATAGCAACGGACTTTGGCGGCACCGAGTAGACACATTGGGGACCGAGGCGCGCGAGTTGCTGGGAGAGGGCGGCTTCACCGCACTCAAACTCCGTCTCGGAAACGAACGTCTTCAAGACGACCTAGCTGCGATAAACGAAGTGCGAAACGCTGTTGGCTCCCACATCGACATCATGGTCGACTTCAATCAAGCCCTCGGACTGGGGGATGCGATACGACGATGCTGCGGCCTTGACGACCAAGGTCTCTATTGGATTGAAGAACCGATCATCTACAACAATATCGCTGGATACGCTGAGATCGCGAAGCGGGTCAGGACGCCGTTGCAGATGGGTGAAAACCTTTACGGCGAACGCGACTTGATGAACTTCGTCCAGGCAAAGGCAGTGCACTATGTCATGCCCGACCTCATGCGCATCGGTGGAATTAGCGGTTGGCTACGCACATCCGGCGTGGCATCGGCAGCGGGAATTCAGATGTCGAACCATCTTTATCCAGAAATCTGCGCTCATCTCCTGCGCGTCACGCCAACGGCTCACTGGCTCGAGTATGTAGATTGGGCGAGCCCGATTCTTGCAGAGCCCCTGACGCCGATCAAAGGAGAAATCTCCGCAATCAACAGGCCAGGAATTGGCATCTCGTGGAATGAAGAAGCCGTCACCAAATATGCAATCCCTGTCTAA
- the mdlC gene encoding benzoylformate decarboxylase: MATVREVLFDLMRQLGMTKIFGNVGSTEEPMLKSFPRDFEYILALQESVAVAMGDAYAQVSGKVAHVNLHTAAGSGNGMGNIETAFYNRTPMIITAGQHMREMLIHEPYLTNKNPYKQAEPWVKWSYEPARAEDVPAAFLRAYVTAIQAPAGPVYLSLPMDDMDRECAGLPLPRKIEARLSAGKDVLQTVADALAESKTPALVFGGAVDQTGGWYDAVALAEKLNAAVWAAPFEGRPGFPENHPLFRGGLLSGMSSICKQLEGYDLVVVIGAPVFRYYPYAPGAPLPKGTRLFHLTDSAEESARAVVGDSIVCDPARACATLVELLPATFRSAPEPVPPSPEAAAGETITADYLYYLVGKLRPNDSVIAQESLSTLGQLKDRIRTTEPRSFFSMFSGVLGYGLPAAGGLALAERELGTNRKVICLVGDGAAQYVIQSFWTAAQHELPVLYIVLRNHAYNILKSFSKYLVAPEVPGFDLPGIDIVQIAKGYGCNGAYCSKPSELEDAIIEGLQSPLPYVLQIEIDATVPALLGKIGPETQYELPR; this comes from the coding sequence ATGGCAACCGTAAGGGAAGTTCTTTTCGATTTGATGCGGCAACTCGGCATGACGAAGATCTTTGGCAACGTAGGCTCGACGGAAGAACCGATGCTGAAAAGCTTCCCAAGAGACTTCGAATACATCCTCGCGCTTCAGGAGTCGGTCGCTGTCGCGATGGGAGACGCCTATGCCCAAGTCTCCGGCAAAGTTGCACATGTCAATCTGCACACGGCTGCGGGCAGCGGCAATGGCATGGGAAACATTGAGACCGCATTCTACAATCGAACACCCATGATCATCACTGCAGGTCAACACATGCGCGAGATGCTCATCCATGAGCCCTATTTGACCAATAAGAACCCGTATAAACAGGCTGAACCATGGGTGAAATGGAGCTATGAGCCAGCCCGCGCCGAGGACGTGCCTGCGGCTTTTCTAAGGGCATACGTCACTGCCATTCAGGCTCCCGCTGGGCCGGTATACCTTTCGCTTCCGATGGATGACATGGACAGGGAGTGTGCTGGACTTCCTCTCCCACGAAAGATCGAAGCTCGACTCTCTGCGGGAAAAGATGTGTTGCAGACGGTTGCCGACGCACTCGCAGAGTCAAAGACACCCGCCCTGGTCTTTGGCGGCGCAGTGGACCAGACTGGCGGCTGGTACGACGCGGTCGCGCTCGCCGAGAAGCTGAATGCGGCAGTATGGGCGGCCCCCTTCGAAGGACGGCCGGGCTTCCCAGAGAATCATCCTCTCTTCCGCGGCGGGCTCCTCAGCGGCATGAGTTCTATATGCAAGCAGCTCGAGGGGTATGACCTGGTTGTGGTCATCGGGGCGCCCGTGTTTCGTTACTATCCCTACGCTCCAGGCGCTCCCTTACCGAAAGGCACACGGCTTTTCCATCTGACCGACAGTGCAGAGGAATCTGCCCGCGCTGTCGTGGGAGATAGCATCGTCTGTGATCCTGCACGCGCATGCGCGACACTCGTTGAGCTTTTGCCCGCTACGTTTCGGAGTGCTCCCGAACCGGTGCCGCCGTCCCCAGAGGCCGCCGCTGGGGAGACTATTACAGCGGACTACCTTTACTACCTCGTTGGCAAACTTCGTCCAAATGATTCGGTGATTGCACAAGAATCACTCTCGACGCTTGGCCAGCTCAAAGATCGTATTCGCACGACTGAGCCTCGGTCGTTCTTCTCTATGTTCAGTGGTGTGCTCGGATATGGCTTGCCAGCCGCTGGCGGTTTGGCACTAGCAGAACGAGAGCTGGGCACAAATCGGAAGGTGATTTGCCTGGTGGGTGATGGAGCGGCCCAATACGTCATCCAGTCTTTTTGGACAGCAGCCCAGCACGAGTTGCCAGTTCTTTACATCGTGCTGCGTAACCATGCGTATAACATTCTCAAATCGTTTAGCAAGTACCTCGTTGCGCCGGAGGTTCCAGGCTTTGATCTACCGGGCATCGACATCGTACAAATCGCGAAAGGGTACGGATGCAATGGTGCCTATTGCTCGAAGCCGTCTGAATTAGAAGACGCGATCATCGAAGGGCTTCAGTCGCCTCTTCCCTATGTTCTCCAAATAGAGATCGATGCCACTGTTCCGGCGCTACTAGGGAAGATTGGACCCGAAACGCAGTACGAGCTTCCGAGGTAG